The following is a genomic window from Verrucosispora sp. WMMD573.
CCCGGAGCGGGTCGGGCTGCCCCGAAATCCCGCCAGGCCAAGGTTGGGCCGCCCCGAAACCCGGCCAAGAGGGTCAGTGGTCGGCGCTGTTCCAGTCTCGGCCGTCGCCCACCGACACCTCCAACGGCACCGACAGCGGGTACGCCCCACCCATCTCGCGCCGGACCAACTCCTCAAGCACCATCCGTTCTCCCGGCGCCACCTCGAAAACCAGCTCGTCGTGCACCTGCAACAGCATCCGGGAGCGCAGCCCGGCGTCCCGCAACGCGGTGTCGACGTGCAGCATGGCGACCTTGATGATGTCCGCCGCGGAGCCCTGGATCGGGGCGTTGAGCGCCATCCGCTCGGCCATCTCGCGCCGCTGGCGGTTGTCGCTGACCAAATCGGGCAGGTACCGCCGGCGACCGAGGATAGTGGAGGTGTAGCCGTCCTGCCGAGCTCGGGCGACCACCTCCTGCAGGTAGTCCCGCACCCCGCCGAACCCGGCGAAGTAGTTCTCCATCAACCCGCGCGCCTCCTCGGCGCTGATGCCGAGCTGCTGAGACAGGCCGAAGGCGCTGAGGCCGTACGCCAGTCCGTAGTTCATCGCCTTGATCTTGCGCCGCTGGTCCGGGGTGACCTCGGCCAGCGGCACGGTGAAGACCGACGAGGCCGTCGCGGCGTGGAAGTCGGCGCCGGAGTTGAACGCCTGGATCAGCGCGTCGTCGGCCGACAGGTGCGCCATGATCCGCATCTCGATCTGGCTGTAGTCGGCGGTGAGCAGGCACTCGAAGCCCTCCCCCACCACGAAGGCACGGCGGATCCGTCGCCCCTCCTCGGTGCGGATGGGGATGTTCTGCAGGTTGGGCTCGGTGGAGGAGAGCCGACCGGTGGCGGCCACCGTCTGGTTGAAGGTGGTGTGGATGCGCCCGTCGTCAGAGACCGACTTGAGCAGCCCGTCCACCGTCGACTTGAGCTTCGCCACGTCGCGGTGCCGCAGCAGGTGGGCCAGCACCGGGTGCGGGCTCTGCGCGTAGAGCCACTGCAACGCGTCGGCGTCGGTGGTGTAACCCGTCTTGATCCGCTTGGTCTTCGGCAGGTTCAGCTCGCCGAAGAGGATCTCCTGCAACTGCTTGGGTGAGCCCAGGTTGAACTCCCGCCCCACCGCCTCGTACGCGCCCTGCGCGGCGGCCTTCACCTCGGCGGCGAAGTGCGCCTCCAACTCCGTCAGGTAGTCGGTGTCGGCGGCGATGCCGGTACGCTCCAGCTGCGCCAGCACCCGCATCAGCGGCAGCTCCACCCCGGCCATCAGCCGGGCCGACTGCTCTCCGTCGCGGGACAGCTCCGCGTCGATCGCGTCGGCCAGGTCGAGGGTGGCCCGGGCGTGCAGCATCAGGTTCTGCTCGGCCTCACTGTCGCCGCCGAGCCCGTCCAGGGTCAACTGGCCGGTCTCGGGGGCGTCGACCCGCAACTCCCGGTGCAGGTAGCGCAGCGCCAGGTCGGTCAGGTCGTAGGAGCGCTGATCGGGGCGGGCCAGGTACGCGGCGATCTGGGTGTCGCGGGCGATGCCGGCAATCGACCAGCCGTGCGCGGCGAAGGCGAGCACGGCCGGCTTGCTGTCGTGCAGCACCTTGGGGCGGGTCTCGTCGGCCAGCCACGCCGCCAGCGCCGCCTCGTCGCCGGCCGCCAGCTGGGCCGGGTCGAACCAGGCCGCCGCGCCGTCGGCGGTGGCCAACGCCAGGCCGGTGACGGTGGCGGTGTGCCGGCGGTTCGGACCGGTGTCGAGTTTGACTGCGACGCCGACACCGGTGCCGGCCGGCGCGTGCGTCTCCAGCCAGCCCACAAGCGCGCCGGGCGCGGCAAGCACCTCGCCGACCAGGTCGAAGCCGGACTCCGCCTCCGGCTCGACCGCTTCGAGGTACTGGTAGAGACGGTCCCGCAGGATGCGGAACTGAAGGGTGTCGAAGACCTGGTGCACCGCCTCGCGGTCCCATCCCTGCCAGCGGGCGTCCTCGGGACGCAGCGGCAACTCCAGGTCGGCGACCAGCTGGTTGATCTCGTAGTTGCGGATCACATCGGCGAGCCGTTCCCGGAGACTGTCGCCCGCCTTGCCCTTGATCTCGTCGGCCCGGGCGATGACGCCCTCCACCCCGCCGTACGTGTTGATCCACTTCGCGGCGGTCTTCGGGCCGACGCCGGGGATGCCGGGCAGGTTGTCGCTGGTCTCGCCGACCAGGGCGGCCAGATCGCGGTAGCGGCCGGGGGCGACGCCGTACTTCGCCTCGACCGCAGCCGGGTCCATCCGGGCCAGGTCGGAGACGCCCTTACGCGGGTAGAGCACGGTGATCTGCTCGTCGACGAGTTGGAAGGCGTCCCGGTCGCCGGTGCAGATGAGCACCGGCATGCCCTGGTCGCGGGCCTGGCAGGCCAGCGTGGCGATGACGTCGTCGGCCTCGTAGCCCTCCTTCTCCACCACCGGCACGCGCAGCGCCGCCAGCACCTCCTTCACCAGGCTGACCTGGCCCTTGAAGTCGGTCGGGGTCTCGCTGCGGCCCGCCTTGTACTCCGCGTACCTGTCGGTGCGGAAGGAGCGGCGGGACACGTCGAAGGCGACCACGATGTGGGTCGGTTGCTCGTCGCGCAACACGTTGATCAACATCGAGGTGAAGCCGTAGACCGCGTTTGTCGGCTGCCCCGTCGTGGTGGAGAAGTTTTCCACCGGCAGGGCGAAGAACGCCCGGTAGGCCAGGGAGTGTCCGTCGACGAGGAGCAGGCGCGGGGTCGTAGCTGTCACGGCTGCGACTCTAGTCCGTACCGCCGACAAGGCTGGCGCGGCAGCGCCGGAACGCCGCCGGCCGCCCAACCACGAGGGACGGACGGCCGACGTCGGTACGGCACACCTCAGGCCACGCCCAGGTACGCCTCCTTGATCGACGGGTCGTGCAGGAGCTCCTGACCGGTGCCCTCCTTGACGATCCGACCGGTCTCCAGCACGTAGGCCCGGTGGGCCCGGGAGAGCGCCTGCTGGGCGTTCTGCTCCACCAGCAGCACCGTGGTGCCCTGCTGGTTGATCTCCACGATGATGTCGAAGATCTGCTGGATGATCATCGGAGCGAGACCCATCGACGGTTCGTCCAGCAGCAGCAGCTTTGGCCGGCTCATCAGCGCCCGGCCGACGGCGAGCATCTGCTGCTCGCCGCCGGAGAGGGTGCCACCAGCCTGCTTACGCCGCTCGCGCAGCCGAGGGAACATCTCCAGCACCCGCTCCAGGTCGGCGGCGATGCCGGCGTGGTCGCGCCGGGTGTACGCCCCCATGTCCAGATTCTCCAGCACGGTCATGCCGGGGAAGATCTGCCGACCCTCGGGTGACTGGCACAGTCCCCGGACCACCCGCAGGTCGGCGCGGAGTTTGCTGATGTCCTCACCGTTGAAGGTGATCCGGCCGCCGGACAGCGACCGGATGCCGGAGATCGCCCGCATGGTGGTGGTCTTGCCGGCGCCGTTGGCGCCGATCAGGGCCACCACCTCCCCCTCGTTGACGGTGAGGCTGATGCCGTGCAACGCCTCGATCCGGCCGTACGAGACGCTGACGTTGTCCAACTCAAGCAGCATCGGCGGACTCCCCCAGGTATGCCGCGATCACCCGCGGGTCTCGGCTGACCTCGTCCGGCAGACCGTCGGCGATCTTGCTGCCGAACTCCAGCACCACGATCCGGTCGGTGACACCCATCACCAGCCGCATGTCGTGCTCGATCAGCAGCACGGTGACGCCGTTGTCGCGGATCCGGCGGATCAGCCCCAGCAGTTCCTCCTTCTCGGCCGGGTTGAACCCGGCCGCCGGCTCGTCCAGGCAGAGCAGCTTCGGCTCGGTGCCGAGCGCCCGGGCGATCTCCAGCCGCCGCTGGTAGCCGTACGGAAGGTTGCGCGCCGCGTCGTTGGCCCGGTCGGCGATACCGACGAAACGCAGCAGCTCCATCGCCTTCTCCTCGGCCGCCCGCTCCTCCAGAACGTAGCGGGACAGGCCGAAGGTCTTGGCGAAGGACCGTCGCAACTGCTGCCAGGTGCGTGCGACACCGCCGGGGGCGGTGACCTCCGGCAACTGCTCCGGCCTGGGCCGCACCCGGTAGAGCCGGAACAGCGCGCCGGGCACGCTCGTCTTGTGCCGGGAGTCCGTCCCGACCATGACGTTCTCCAGCGCCGACATCTCCGGGAACAGCCGGATGTTCTGGAACGTCCGGGAGATGCCCAGCCGGCTGATCTGGTGCGGCTTGCGACCGGTGACCCGTTCGCCGCCGAACCGGACGGCACCCGACGTCGGCTTGTAGACCCCCGTCATCACGTTGAAGCAGGTGGTCTTGCCGGCGCCGTTGGGCCCGATCAGGCCGAGGATCTCGCCTTCCTTGATCTCGAAGTTGACCTCGTTGAGCGCGACCACACCACCGAACCGGAGCGTGACGTTGTCGACTTCCAGCAGGTTCCTGGCCGGTCCCGGTTGAGCCGGGATCTTCGGCGCCGCCGGGGTCTTGGTCTCATCAGACATGAGCGGGCGCCTCCTCTGCCTCCGCCGCGCGGTCCTTCAGCTCGCGGGCCCGCCGCCGGCTGGGGATCAGACCCTGCGGGCGCAGGATCATGACCAGCACCATGGCCAGACCGAAGGCCAGCCACCGGTAGTCGGCGATCTCCCGGAACCGCTCCGGCAGGTACGCCAGCAGCACCGCACCCACCGACACGCCGACCATGTTGCCCGACCCGCCGACCACCACCATCGCCACGAACAGGATGGAGAGGTTCACATTGAACTGGGTCGGGTCGATGAAGGCGTACCGGCTGGCGAACAGGAACCCGGCGAAGCCGCCGAGCGCCGCGCCGATGGCGAAGGCCCAGAGCTTGAACTTGAACGGGTAGACGCCCATCACCGCGGCGGCGTCCTCGTCCTCCCGGATGGCCAGCCAGGAACGGCCGACCCGGCTGTGCTCCAGCCGCCGCACCGCGAAGACCATGAGGATCACGACGGTGATCGCCAGCCAGTACCACGGCTTGATGTCGATCAGACCGAAGATCTGGTTGTCCGGCGAGGGCGGACCCTCCGGCCCCGGAATCGCCGAGATGCCCTGCGGGCCCCGGGTGACGCCCTCCAGGTTGCGGGCCACGATGCGGATGATCTCACCGAAGCCGAGCGTCACGATGGCCAGGTAGTCACCCCGCAGCCGCAGCGTCGGCCAACCCAGCAACACCCCGGAGATCAGCGCCAGCACCAGCGCGATGAAGGCACAGATAGCCCAGGTCACCGCCCAGGTGGGCGGCAGGTCGAACTCCCGCTGGAACCACTGCACCACAGGCGAGTTCACCGAGCCGAACAGCGCCACGGCGTACGCGCCGATGGCGAAGAAGCCGATGTAGCCGAGGTCGAGCAGACCGGCCAGGCCGATCACCACGTTGAGGCCGATCGCCACCAGCACGTAGACGGCGCAGGTGAAGAGCACCCCCGCCCAGTTGCTGCCGCCCGAGATCGAGTCGGTACGCAACCAGGTGAGGCCGGGGATGCCGAGCAGCGGCAGGTAGTAGAGGAACACCACGAAGGCGACGAACGCCAGGGACCGCTGCCACTTCGGCAGCGCCCGCCACCTCTCACCAACCGAATGCAGAGCGTTGACCCGGCTGCGGTCCAGCTCTCGGATCTTGCTGATCATGCTCGGGCCCTCCCCAGCGATTCGCCCAGAATGCCGGTCGGCCGGAACATCAGCACCACCACCAGCACCACGAAGGCGATGACGTCCTCCCAGCTGGACTGGAAGAGGGTGGCGCCGTAGACCTCGACGATGCCGAGGAACAGCCCGCCCACCAGCGCGCCGCGCAGGTTACCGATGCCACCGAGCACGGCCGCGGTGAACGCCTTGAGACCGAGCACGAAACCGATGCTGTTCTGCGTGAAGCCGAAGCGCATGCTCCACAACAGCGCCGCCGCGCCGGCCATGATGCCGCCCAGCACGAAGATCAGCATGATCACGCGCTCCTGGTTGACGCCCATCAGCGCCGCCGTCTCCGGGTTCTGCGCCACCGCCCGCACGCCCCGGCCATACCGGGTGCGGTTGATGAACCAGTCCAGCAGCGCCATCATCACCACGGCGGAGACGAACACGATCATCTGGATGTTGGTGATCGACGTGCCGAAGATCGTGAAGAGCGTCTTCTGCTCGATGATCGTCGGCATGCCGAGGATGATCCGGGCCCGACCGAAGATCGAGGGCACCGCCTCGCCCAGCAGCTTCGGCAGCACCAGGCCGAAGATCTCCACCAGCACCAGGGACAGGCCGATGGCGGTGATCAGGAAGATCAGTGGCGGCGCGTTCTTGCGCCGCAGCGGGCGGTAGGCGATCCGCTCGATCGCCAGCGCGGTGCCGCCCGAGGCCAGCGCCGCGACTATCAGGCCGAGCACCAGGAACAGCACCGCCTGGCCGATCGGCGGGTTGTTCTCCACCCCGAAGGCGGTCCACAGGCCGAGCACCGCGAAGGTGCCGACCATGAACACCTCGGAGTGCGCAAAGTTGATCAGGCGCAGGACGCCGTACACCAGGGTGTAGCCCAGGGCGATCAGGGCATAGATCGCCCCCTTGGACAACCCGTCGACGGTGTGCTGGCCGATGTGGCCGAAGAGATCGTCGAAATTCACCAAGGTCTCCTTGCATGGAGCGCGGCCGGGGCAACGTACAACCCCGGCCGCACTCGGTGCCGGTCGTCAGCTGAGCTTGAGCTCCTGCAGCGGCTCGAACGCCGTGCCCTTGATCTCGTACGACCAGATGACAACCCGCGACGGGTCGACGTCACCGTTGGCGTCGAACTTGATGTACTTCGACACGCCCTGCTTGTCGT
Proteins encoded in this region:
- a CDS encoding branched-chain amino acid ABC transporter permease, encoding MISKIRELDRSRVNALHSVGERWRALPKWQRSLAFVAFVVFLYYLPLLGIPGLTWLRTDSISGGSNWAGVLFTCAVYVLVAIGLNVVIGLAGLLDLGYIGFFAIGAYAVALFGSVNSPVVQWFQREFDLPPTWAVTWAICAFIALVLALISGVLLGWPTLRLRGDYLAIVTLGFGEIIRIVARNLEGVTRGPQGISAIPGPEGPPSPDNQIFGLIDIKPWYWLAITVVILMVFAVRRLEHSRVGRSWLAIREDEDAAAVMGVYPFKFKLWAFAIGAALGGFAGFLFASRYAFIDPTQFNVNLSILFVAMVVVGGSGNMVGVSVGAVLLAYLPERFREIADYRWLAFGLAMVLVMILRPQGLIPSRRRARELKDRAAEAEEAPAHV
- a CDS encoding ABC transporter ATP-binding protein, with amino-acid sequence MSDETKTPAAPKIPAQPGPARNLLEVDNVTLRFGGVVALNEVNFEIKEGEILGLIGPNGAGKTTCFNVMTGVYKPTSGAVRFGGERVTGRKPHQISRLGISRTFQNIRLFPEMSALENVMVGTDSRHKTSVPGALFRLYRVRPRPEQLPEVTAPGGVARTWQQLRRSFAKTFGLSRYVLEERAAEEKAMELLRFVGIADRANDAARNLPYGYQRRLEIARALGTEPKLLCLDEPAAGFNPAEKEELLGLIRRIRDNGVTVLLIEHDMRLVMGVTDRIVVLEFGSKIADGLPDEVSRDPRVIAAYLGESADAA
- a CDS encoding branched-chain amino acid ABC transporter permease; this encodes MNFDDLFGHIGQHTVDGLSKGAIYALIALGYTLVYGVLRLINFAHSEVFMVGTFAVLGLWTAFGVENNPPIGQAVLFLVLGLIVAALASGGTALAIERIAYRPLRRKNAPPLIFLITAIGLSLVLVEIFGLVLPKLLGEAVPSIFGRARIILGMPTIIEQKTLFTIFGTSITNIQMIVFVSAVVMMALLDWFINRTRYGRGVRAVAQNPETAALMGVNQERVIMLIFVLGGIMAGAAALLWSMRFGFTQNSIGFVLGLKAFTAAVLGGIGNLRGALVGGLFLGIVEVYGATLFQSSWEDVIAFVVLVVVLMFRPTGILGESLGRARA
- the polA gene encoding DNA polymerase I → MTATTPRLLLVDGHSLAYRAFFALPVENFSTTTGQPTNAVYGFTSMLINVLRDEQPTHIVVAFDVSRRSFRTDRYAEYKAGRSETPTDFKGQVSLVKEVLAALRVPVVEKEGYEADDVIATLACQARDQGMPVLICTGDRDAFQLVDEQITVLYPRKGVSDLARMDPAAVEAKYGVAPGRYRDLAALVGETSDNLPGIPGVGPKTAAKWINTYGGVEGVIARADEIKGKAGDSLRERLADVIRNYEINQLVADLELPLRPEDARWQGWDREAVHQVFDTLQFRILRDRLYQYLEAVEPEAESGFDLVGEVLAAPGALVGWLETHAPAGTGVGVAVKLDTGPNRRHTATVTGLALATADGAAAWFDPAQLAAGDEAALAAWLADETRPKVLHDSKPAVLAFAAHGWSIAGIARDTQIAAYLARPDQRSYDLTDLALRYLHRELRVDAPETGQLTLDGLGGDSEAEQNLMLHARATLDLADAIDAELSRDGEQSARLMAGVELPLMRVLAQLERTGIAADTDYLTELEAHFAAEVKAAAQGAYEAVGREFNLGSPKQLQEILFGELNLPKTKRIKTGYTTDADALQWLYAQSPHPVLAHLLRHRDVAKLKSTVDGLLKSVSDDGRIHTTFNQTVAATGRLSSTEPNLQNIPIRTEEGRRIRRAFVVGEGFECLLTADYSQIEMRIMAHLSADDALIQAFNSGADFHAATASSVFTVPLAEVTPDQRRKIKAMNYGLAYGLSAFGLSQQLGISAEEARGLMENYFAGFGGVRDYLQEVVARARQDGYTSTILGRRRYLPDLVSDNRQRREMAERMALNAPIQGSAADIIKVAMLHVDTALRDAGLRSRMLLQVHDELVFEVAPGERMVLEELVRREMGGAYPLSVPLEVSVGDGRDWNSADH
- a CDS encoding ABC transporter ATP-binding protein, coding for MLLELDNVSVSYGRIEALHGISLTVNEGEVVALIGANGAGKTTTMRAISGIRSLSGGRITFNGEDISKLRADLRVVRGLCQSPEGRQIFPGMTVLENLDMGAYTRRDHAGIAADLERVLEMFPRLRERRKQAGGTLSGGEQQMLAVGRALMSRPKLLLLDEPSMGLAPMIIQQIFDIIVEINQQGTTVLLVEQNAQQALSRAHRAYVLETGRIVKEGTGQELLHDPSIKEAYLGVA